Proteins found in one Quercus robur chromosome 2, dhQueRobu3.1, whole genome shotgun sequence genomic segment:
- the LOC126697904 gene encoding uncharacterized protein LOC126697904, producing the protein MSEVLYRATKYMNAEDALLARDKRPKKRERQEDTRQDQGQKKARTGDQRDERRLKPLGGRFTSFTPLTAPIDQVLMQIKDEEALTFLGKLKSDPNKRSRDKQGKLQKFVSKEKTNPPPQDQHPRWDNEQPRPPIGNIRMIVGGTAVAGSSKKARKTYFRMVQNVQMMGVVPKIARREGPIIGFLEEDARRFHHPYDDALVVSLRIEDYNMHRVLVDNGSSAAILYYPAFQQMRIDRERLISTNGLLVGFGGSRVFPLSTVTLSVMVGDYPQQITKDVTFLVVDCSSAYNAILGRPMLNSWKVVTSTYHLMIKFPTDYEVGELCRSQMAAHECYVAMMEMEDQFQALSIEEHRTLSPLIDPNNVQEICSYSSWTALLVSYLKDGVLLDGKEVARKLKVQAARTTARPPTGEIPFQLTYEGEAVIPAEVRLTNYRVHNHDENKNDEAMRLQLDLVDEIRAAAE; encoded by the exons atgtcggaagTACTTTATCgggccacaaagtatatgaacgccgAAGACGCGCTATTGGCGCGAGATAAGAggccaaagaaaagagagaggcaGGAAGACACTCGGCAAGACCAAGGCCAAAAGAAAGCAAGGACTGGAGACCAAAGAGATGAGAGGCGCCTTAAGCCCCTAGGAGGAAGATTCACGAGCTTCACTCCATTGACTGctccgatagatcaagtccttatgcaaatcaaggacgaggaGGCTCTGACGTTCCTGGGAAAGCTGAAGAGCGATCCTAACAAACGTTCTAGGGACAA acaaggaaaactGCAGAAGTTCGTTAGTAAGGAGAAAACGAATCCACCCCCACAAGACCAACACCCCCGATGGGATAATGAGCAACCTAGGCCCCCGATAGGGaacataaggatgatcgtaggaggaacGGCTGTCGCTGGGTCATCCAAAAAGGCCCGCAAAACCTACTTTCggatggtacaaaatgttcagATGATGGGAGTTGTGCCGAAGATAGCACGAAGAGAAGGCCCCATAATCGGGTTCTTAGAAGAGGATGCACGACGCTTTCACCATCCATATGATGATGCGCTCGTCGTCAGCCTACGGATAGAAGACTACAACATGCATcgggtgttggtcgacaacggcagtTCAGCAGCTATTTTATACTACCCggcgttccagcagatgaggatcgacagggaGCGATTAATTTCGACAAATGGCCTGCTCGTGGGCTTCGGAGGGAGCCGGGTATTCCCCCTGAGTACGGTCACATTATCTGTAATGGTAGGAGATTACCCTCAGCAGAtaaccaaggacgtaacattcttggtggtcgattgctcgtctgCCTACAACGCCATCCTCGGACGACCCATGCTCAATTCATGGAAGGTGGTAACTTCGACTTACCACCTAATGATTAAGTTCCCCACTGACTACGAAGTAGGGGAGCTGTGCAGAAGTCAGATGGCCGCGCACGAATGCTACGTAGCCATGATGGAGATGGAAGATCAGTTTCAGGCTTTgagtatagaagagcaccggacg CTTTCTCCGCTAATAGATCCCAACAACgtgcaggaaatatgctccTACAGTAGTTGGACCGCGCTGTTAGTTTCATACTTGAAAGACGGGGTATTACTAGACGGAAAGGAGGTTGCAAGAAAACTGAAGGTccaggcggcaag gacgacggcaaggCCACCCACAGGAGAGATACCGTTCCAACTGACGTACGAaggcgaagcagtcatcccggccgaagttAGGCTCACGAACTACAGGGTGCACAACCATGATGAGAACAAAAACGACgaggctatgcgactacagctcgacctagtggacgagatcagagCAGCAGCAGAAtaa